A genomic stretch from Etheostoma cragini isolate CJK2018 chromosome 8, CSU_Ecrag_1.0, whole genome shotgun sequence includes:
- the si:ch211-245j22.3 gene encoding guanylyl cyclase inhibitory protein has translation MGQAATLPCRGGGSYVTELYDWFRTFINECPSGLITLHEFQRHFCNGTVGSESAEYAEEIFRTLDNNGDGVVDFREYVMAISMLIEGSAVEKLRWSFKLYDKDGDGAITREEMMEITQAVYKMNVAAALTKPNPLTAEECTNRIFMRLDKDKNAIISLEEFTEGALNDDWIREMLECDPSTVKVERTLRSDSTLGTHG, from the exons ATGGGCCAAGCTGCTACTCTGCCCTGTCGTGGAGGGGGATCTTATGTCACTGAGCTGTACGATTGGTTCAG AACATTTATTAATGAATGTCCAAGTGGGTTGATCACTCTACATGAGTTTCAAAGGCATTTCTGCAATGGAACAGTGGGCAGTGAGTCTGCCGAGTATGCAGAGGAGATATTCCGCACATTGGACAATAATGGG GATGGGGTGGTTGATTTCAGGGAGTACGTTATGGCCATCAGCATGCTTATTGAAGGTTCTGCTGTAGAGAAGCTGCGGTGGTCATTTAAGCTCTATGACAAAGATGGAGACGGAGCAATTACAAGGGAGGAAATGATGGAGATTACGCAG GCTGTGTATAAGATGAATGTAGCCGCTGCTTTAACCAAACCCAACCCACTGACAGCTGAAGAATGTACCAACAGGATATTTATGCGATTAGATAAAGACAAAAACG CCATCATCAGTCTGGAGGAGTTCACAGAGGGAGCGCTGAATGATGATTGGATCAGGGAAATGCTGGAATGTGATCCTAGCACTGTGAAGGTGGAAAGGACCCTGAGGAGTGACAGCACATTGGGGACCCATGGTTGA